The following coding sequences lie in one Cryptococcus gattii WM276 chromosome L, complete sequence genomic window:
- a CDS encoding uncharacterized protein (Similar to TIGR gene model, INSD accession AAW45077.1): MALSPLSSSNELAFYSQKRRRRRTCLTATRCPSTPNPSRMTSHLYKRIGMRLSSIPCLLITLLSLLVLVSAAPPCVRFADYDSINQMFIDGGPGTKVLLCPNRLYRLSGPIIFTAADQEIATYGYPTGSERAVLRVEGRNTATAVQGDCRRCARVSVKNLVVDGNRKKLGRMRDFELATGLVVLGGNEGQTIQNCWIKNPRGFTAIHIREGDKLQCTGARVEKNDIGPVGEEYDPERDGDDPEMSPHGRPLADGVSIACRDSFIRDNTFRDNTDAAIVIYGSPGTLVHANHIFAQTLSAMAGILMVDSTPFDGDYTGTVVRSNIIDAVSRTIRVGIGIGPTVWSDDTETILTGGSVIGNGLKGRYMGYGIAAAGLKQWTIKDNWDEAKHEGRKSARCFDDPVNPDPIGLLYNKPTMEDCIVQSGFADHNFQYLVCIDGLYDKANPPKHDPPPSPDDLSPTIAQDEDNTVQQDGGGSEPIEQPREVSDIEVELPVEKMFSTGSEMMDDVLEHSYQRMLEVIDHLSRRVDVLGAANGGKGSGDSKISEVLDPAMSSHLEKLQRKIEHLEFSLRSQIETAIQLRSAIQGWDQEMALVADWEYDILLDVRHKLELSSYPHDQPLDPKLMRGQSHLDGKALVIDDHSHPSLESENLRSMSNRARLNATEEAGTRASVWQIGLIGGSAIALVWVGLGWWKKRKVHGKLL, translated from the exons ATGGCTCTCAGCCCTCTATCGAGCTCTAATGAGCTTGCGTTCTATTCCCAAAAACGTAGACGGCGGCGCACCTGCTTGACCGCAACTCGTTGTCCTTCCACCCCCAATCCTTCACGAATGACTTCCCATCTTTACAAGCGCATCGGGATGCGTTTATCATCAATCCCTTGCCTCCTAATTACCTTACTGTCTCTCCTGGTGCTTGTATCGGCTGCGCCGCCATGCGTACGTTTCGCAGACTACGATTCCATCAACCAGATGTTCATCGACGGCGGGCCGGGAACCAAAGTTCTACTTTGTCCTAATCGTCTTTACCGACTGTCTGGTCCCATCATTTTTACAGCTGCGGATCAGGAGATTGCGACCTATGGCTATCCCACTGGTTCTGAACGTGCTGTTCTCCGGGTGGAGGGCAGAAACACTGCAACAGCAGTCCAAGGAGATTGCCGGCGATGTGCGAGAGTCTCCGTAAAAAACTTAGTAGTTGACGGAAATAGGAAGAAGCTAGGGCGTATGCGAGACTTCGAGCTTGCTACAGGCCTCGTTGTACTCGGTGGAAATGAAGGTCAGACTATCCAGAATTGTTGGATCAAGAATCCTCGGGGCTTCACCGCCATCCACATCCGAGAGGGCGACAAACTTCAATGCACCGGTGCTAGAGTAGAGAAAAACGATATTGGGCCTGTAGGAGAAGAGTACGATCCGGAGAGGGATGGGGACGACCCAGAAATGTCTCCGCACGGTCGACCTCTCGCAGACGGTGTCTCCATCGCATGTCGAGATTCTTTCATTCGCGACAATACGTTCCGCGATAATACTGATGCGGCTATCGTCATTTACGGCTCGCCTGGGACTCTTGTCCACGCCAACCATATCTTCGCCCAAACTCTTTCTGCGATGGCTGGTATCCTGATGGTGGATTCAACGCCTTTTGACGGTGACTATACTGGCACTGTTGTCAGATCCAACATCATTGATGCTGTCTCGCGTACTATTCGCGTAGGCATTGGAATAGGGCCTACCGTATGGTCAGATGACACGGAAACAATCCTTACGGGAGGTAGTGTCATTGGCAATGGATTAAAGGGGAGATACATGGGATATGGAATTGCAGCAGCTGGACTGAAACAATGGACGATTAAGGACAACTGGGATGAAGCCAAGCAcgagggaaggaagagtgCGAGATGCTTCGACGACCCCGTCAACCCGGATCCAATAGGACTTCTTTATAACAAACCAACAATGGAGGACTGCATTGTCCAGTCAGGGTTTGCGGACCATAATTTTCAATATC TTGTCTGTATCGATGGACTTTATGACAAGGCAAACCCTCCTAAGCACGACCCCCCTCCTTCACCTGATGATCTATCCCCAACAATTGCACAGGATGAGGACAATACGGTACAGCAAGATGGCGGCGGCTCCGAGCCTATCGAGCAACCAAGGGAAGTGAGCGACATCGAGGTTGAGCTACCCGTCGAGAAGATGTTTTCAACCGGCTCggagatgatggatgaTGTTCTTGAGCATTCTTATCAAAGGATGCTTGAGGTCATTGACCACCTGAGTAGGAGAGTTGACGTTTTGGGTGCTGCGAACGGGGGTAAAGGAAGTGGAGATTCCAAGATCTCTGAAGTCTTGGATCCTGCCATGTC ATCACATTTGGAGAAGTTGCAAAGAAAGATAGAGCATCTTGAATTCTCCCTTCGTTCTCAAATTGAGACTGCCATCCAACTTCGTTCCGCCATCCAAGGGTGGGACCAGGAAATGGCTTTGGTTGCA GACTGGGAATACGATATCCTTCTAGACGTCCGTCATAAACTGGAATTATCATCGTATCCTCATGATCAGCCGCTTGACCCCAAACTCATGCGTGGTCAGAGTCACTTAGACGGCAAAGCATTGGTAATTGATGATCACTCGCATCCTTCTCTTGAAAGTGAGAATCTACGCTCGATGAGCAATCGGGCACGGCTCAACGCGACTGAAGAGGCAGGAACACGTGCGAGTGTTTGGCAGATTGGCTTAATAGGAGGAAGCGCGATAGCATTGGTCTGGGTAGGATTAGGCTGGTGGAAAAAGCGAAAGGTTCATGGAAAGCTACTGTGA
- a CDS encoding uncharacterized protein (Similar to SGTC gene model, INSD accession EAL17693.1), whose translation MAFTLDFVVCCLRKTIFSPYLAISISIALHFRPISSPLVLIISYLWAAAPWFRASPKLQWKDQVVLITGGGSGIGALLAETLADRHVAVAILTKGLPKQPFSNSHIHVFECDVSDYKAVMGASARVRETVGDPTIIINNAGIVSGKLLLDLTEEDITNTFGSNTLAHFWVLKAFLPAMLRRGRGHIVTMSSILAIVGAAQMTDYCASKAAVLSLHQTLRFELNSRYQTPGIRTTLVLPAYTLTSLFNCVKLPTNRIFDFLCPPVQPRTVVKHVISALDDNESRVIRLPFYSNFARLCGDAVGLIPTVLRDFVQWLSGADHAMNGYGPTPDAGELLLVERQSQTLGNRKRTE comes from the exons ATGGCATTCACCCTTGACTTCG TTGTATGTTGCCTACGTAAAACCATTTTCTCTCCCTATCTTGCCATCTCCATTTCAATAGCTCTCCATTTCCGTCCAATCTCAAGTCCTCTAGTACTCATTATATCTTATCTCTGGGCAGCG GCTCCGTGGTTTCGCGCTTCACCCAAGCTACAATGGAAAGATCAAGTAGTACTTATCACGGGAG GCGGTTCGGGCATTGGTGCTCTACTGGCTGAAACACTTGCGGATCGTCATGTTGCAGTAGCCATACTCACGAAAGGCTTACCAAAGCAACCATTCTCCAACA GCCACATTCATGTATTTGAATGTGACGTCTCTGACTACAAAGCAGTTATGGGAGCGTCTGCTCGTGTACGAGAAACA GTTGGTGACCCtacaataataataaaCAATGCCGGTATAGTCAGTGGCAAGCTACTCCTAGATCTAACTGAAGAGGATATAACAAA CACGTTTGGATCCAATACTCTCGCGCATTTTTGGGTCCTCAAAGCCTTTCTGCCCGCCATGCTACGTCGAGGTAGAGGGCATATCGTGACCATGTCTAGCATACTAGCCATCGTTGGTGCTGCTCAAATGA CTGATTATTGTGCAAGTAAAGCTGCAGTGCTCAGCTTACACCAAACACTACGTTTTGAGTTAAATAGCCGATACCAAACACCTGGTATCAGGACCACGCTTGTCTTACCAGCGTATACACTTACATCATTATTCAACTGTGTAAAACTCCCTACAAATCGGATTTTCGATTTTCTTTGCCCTCCGGTTCAGCCCCGAACTGTGGTCAAACACGTGATCTCTGCTTTAGATGATAATGAGAGCCGAGTCATTCGGCTACCATTCTATTCCAATTTTGCCAGACTCTGCGGAGATGCAGTCGGACTGATACCGACAGTGCTCAGAGATTTTGTTCAATGGCTTTCAGGTGCTGATCACGCCATGAACGGCTATGGTCCTACCCCTGATGCGGGGGAGCTGTTATTGGTAGAAAGGCAGTCTCAAACATTGGGCAACAGAAAAAGAACAGAGTAG
- a CDS encoding uncharacterized protein (Similar to TIGR gene model, INSD accession AAW45075.1), producing MTEEELLETLPIPVTSASFIQTLITLPDSEAIALCFKLLISGTVEDVILAKDVIGQGLEKGLAYFADVLALPEEVTEEELEKVVGAREETLRAYLGLEEMRRRIDTWEVISPKQIAAPEPKEEPLDTLMIDKEEIQSLSQEDMELNDPWGENGGPKEGDSRESTLLDDPWLQNSSVLTSGSTSQVVNTPAASSTGAIESADPLPIALSQFLSQPILISALYLASTSSLQALKLLCQHHNVELYPYRFDLLEAVPGWVSPNDLEAAELLPSVDSENNEIWVRPVATSAIVTHYATPKIISDLYLPSSMSTIPPTVLLQPRQHALSPSDLTKWYTTHVLSLDEVGILDTQLAWVQHGASLGVPSLDSLGEDLSLLSRLVYDANLTQDQHAKWTIGKWMCAKESDIIAAYLSNSIPKSIASDVRRLVMPYLYVLESRAERAGMPSANLVSDSLNSTILSLPLRLALPLFEASKATLPPSERVIRDDLDVARLALACLYGSQERGGAVWSTMSSIFECLPVWELTGEDAEDEELTSTTLDSISNFLRPTSASTPPPTKSDILFFFQPLPFASLSRALDILDVQLESGEILARWGVEKRLGELLGMTGDQKGQMELAEKLARQGGASIGKGGEDRWRKLWNDMERLSSGEGLLKGALGTLTLQARGRIYFGGILRSGDFEIAKKMLKMLQAEGAIDNAAVEEVVLKVSKDFYVSADSCNIYTGNMKLANDSLSVAPLTPAIVAERQYIEATLLSAVLSDISSDAFRHPDLMLELAEKLGCRGDTDRGLVWGMVGRAAIAKEDWPMASKAVENMVQTVKKSQDSQRAVKQEQQSIANSGSTLRSETWTLAHTLSSQSEFSDISAKLSFVSSAIELCPASEIPSVLETFRQIERGRIRLDEAAKRRRMKGIAAPQLPSEPSIGVSSVAAVQERVLGSRTAAKAAKLALDIGGRLTAHRQLPSPSLLSSATFSSPFAGYELARPLSRNSAAGSEGGSDGSHKIGGSLSSGTAGARDLFEHLGREEAERVRKGARRALVRGVGWLLGADESEIAGAEQ from the exons AtgacagaagaagaattgCTGGAAACCCTCCCGATACCCGTCACCTCAGCTTCCTTCATCCAGACGCTCATCACGCTTCCCGACAGCGAGGCTATTGCCTTGTGCTTCAAGCTACTCATATCCGGTACAGTCGAAGATGTGATCTTAGCCAAAGATGTCATAGGGCAAGGGCTCGAGAAGGGACTCGCATACTTTGCGGATGTCCTTGCTTTACCGGAAGAAGTgacagaggaagagctTGAGAAGGTGGTGGGAGCTCGGGAGGAAACGTTGAGGGCCTATCTTGGACTAGAAGAAATGCGGCGCCGAATCGATACATGGGAGGTCATTTCCCCTAAACAAATCGCTGCTCCTGAGCCTAAAGAGGAACCACTCGACACCCTTATGATTGACAAAGAAGAGATACAGTCACTTTCTCAAGAGGACATGGAACTTAATGATCCCTGGGGAGAGAACGGAGGTCCCAAGGAAGGTGACTCGAGGGAGTCTACCCTTTTGGACGATCCTTGGTTACAGAATTCATCTGTTCTCACCTCCGGCTCTACGTCCCAAGTTGTGAATACTCCGGCCGCATCTTCTACTGGCGCAATCGAATCAGCCGACCCTCTTCCGATCGCCTTGTCTCAATTCCTCTCACAGCCGATCCTGATATCAGCTTTATATCTCGCGTCTACTTCGTCTTTACAAGCTTTGAAGCTACTTTGTCAACACCATAATGTGGAATTGTATCCCTATAGATTTGATCTTTTGGAAGCCGTCCCTGGATGGGTTTCCCCTAATGATTTGGAAGCGGCCGAACTGTTACCCTCAGTGGACAGCGAAAATAATGAGATATGGGTACGCCCAGTAGCAACATCCGCCATCGTGACACATTATGCAACTCCAAAGATTATCAGCGACTTGTATTTACCCTCATCCATGTCAACTATCCCACCTACGGTCCTTCTCCAGCCTCGTCAGCATGCCCTCTCCCCTTCAGATCTTACAAAATGGTACACCACGCACGTTTTATCGCTGGATGAAGTGGGTATTCTTGATACACAACTCGCTTGGGTTCAACACGGAGCGTCTTTGGGTGTGCCTTCGCTCGATTCCCTGGGCGAGGacctctctcttctttctcgATTAGTGTATGACGCGAATCTTACTCAAGACCAACACGCAAAATGGACCATCGGAAAATGGATGTGTGCAAAGGAATCGGACATCATAGCTGCATATCTTTCTAATTCAATCCCCAAAAGTATTGCTAGCGATGTCAGACGCCTGGTTATGCCCTATCTCTATGTCCTCGAATCCCGTGCGGAAAGAGCAGGGATGCCCTCGGCCAATCTTGTTTCAGATTCTCTCAATTCAACAATACTTTCTCTTCCGCTCCGTTTGGCATTACCGCTGTTCGAAGCATCCAAGGCTACTCTTCCCCCCTCTGAAAGAGTGATACGCGACGATCTGGATGTGGCTCGATTGGCTCTTGCATGCTTGTATGGCAGTCAAGAAAGAGGTGGTGCTGTCTGGTCAACAATGTCATCTATCTTTGAGTGTCTTCCAGTCTGGGAGCTGACTGGCGAAGACGCTGAGGATGAGGAGCTCACAAGTACAACTCTTGATTCCATCTCAAACTTCCTTCGTCCCACGTCTGCTTCCACACCGCCACCTACCAAGAGCGATattcttttctttttccaGCCTTTACCCTTCGCCTCTCTTTCACGAGCTCTTGATATCCTTGATGTCCAGCTCGAAAGTGGAGAAATACTGGCCAGATGGGGTGTTGAGAAGCGACTAGGAGAACTTCTAGGGATGACGGGGGACCAAAAGGGGCAAATGGAACTGGCAGAGAAATTAGCGAGACAAGGCGGGGCCTCAATAGGGAAAGGCGGGGAGGATCGTTGGCGCAAATTGTGGAATGATATGGAGAGGTTGTCGAGCGGCGAAGGACTTTTGAAAGGCGCCCTGGGGACATTAACCCTACAGGCCAGAGGTAGGATATATTTTGGTGGGATCCTACGTTCCGGCG ATTTCGAAATtgcgaagaagatgctCAAAATGCTCCAAGCCGAGGGGGCAATTGATAACGCAGCGGTTGAAGAGGTTGTATTGAAGGTCTCAAAAGATTTCTATGTGTCTGCGGATAGCTGCAACATCTACACTGGAAACATGAAGCTTGCAAATGACTC CTTATCTGTTGCCCCATTAACACCGGCTATTGTCGCTGAGAGGCAGTACATCGAAGCCAC CCTATTGTCAGCAGTTTTATCTGACATTTCAAGCGATGCCTTTCGACATCCTGATTTGATGCTTGAGTTGGCGGAAAAGCTGGGATGTCGAGGTGACACAGACCGCGGCCTCGTCTGGGGGATGGTGGGCCGCGCAGCAATCGCGAAGGAGGATTGGCCAATGGCAAGTAAGGCCGTAGAGAATATGGTGCAAACGGTTAAAAAGAGCCAGGACAGTCAGAGAGCCGTAAAACAGGAGCAACAAAGCATTGCCAATTCTGGCAGTACACTTCGTTCAGAGACTTGGACTCTTGCCCACACATTGTCGTCTCAGTCAGAATTCTCCGATATCTCTGCCAAGCTCAGTTTTGTCTCTTCGGCTATCGAACTTTGTCCTGCTTCCGAGATACCTTCAGTCCTTGAAACCTTCCGACAAATCGAGAGGGGACGCATTAGACTTGACGAGGCAGCCAAGAGACGAAGAATGAAGGGAATTGCCGCCCCCCAACTACCATCAGAGCCTTCCATAGGTGTGTCTAGCGTGGCGGCTGTGCAGGAGAGGGTCCTGGGATCGCGGACGGCGGCCAAGGCTGCTAAGCTAGCTTTGGATATTGGTGGCCGTCTGACTGCTCATCGTCAACTACCATCGCCCTCTCTACTTTCTTCAGCAACATTTAGTTCACCATTCGCCGGATACGAGCTGGCAAGGCCTTTATCCAGAAATTCAGCCGCCGGGAGTGAAGGTGGTTCAGATGGCAGTCACAAGATTGGGGGTTCTTTATCTTCGGGGACTGCTGGAGCGCGAGATTTGTTCGAACATCTCGGGAGGGAAGAGGCCGAGAGAGTCAGAAAAGGTGCTAGAAGAGCCTTGGTCAGGGGTGTGGGATGGTTATTGGGCGCTGATGAGAGCGAGATTGCCGGTGCGGAGCAATAA